The Deinococcus wulumuqiensis R12 genome has a window encoding:
- a CDS encoding ATP-binding protein: protein MTKKTPKAQALAEAPQPEVLRQHAEQQYAHELAALAEADAFPRPPKWNLSPRAVLTYLLGGTAGDTEITPKYVGERRLMEIAVATLATDRALLLIGVPGTAKSWVSEHLAAAISGDSTLLVQGTAGTDEQAIRYGWNYARLLAEGPSEAALVESPVMHAMRGGKIARLEELTRVQSDVQDTLITVLSEKTLPVPELNTEVQAVRGFNLIATANNRDKGVNELSSALKRRFNTVVLPVPDSLEDELSIVTRRVDALGRSLGLPEVPPALDELRRVVTVFRELRSGVTEDGKTKLKTPSGSLSVAEAISVAVNGLTLAAHFGDGELSSRDIAASLVGAVVKDPVQDQQVWNEYLETAIKKREGWKEFYLACREVS from the coding sequence ATGACCAAGAAAACCCCTAAAGCCCAAGCCCTCGCCGAAGCCCCTCAGCCCGAAGTCCTGCGCCAGCACGCCGAGCAGCAGTACGCGCACGAACTCGCCGCGCTTGCCGAGGCCGATGCGTTCCCCCGCCCGCCCAAATGGAACCTCTCGCCCCGCGCCGTGCTGACGTACTTGCTGGGCGGCACGGCAGGCGACACCGAAATCACGCCCAAGTACGTGGGCGAGCGCCGCTTGATGGAAATCGCGGTGGCGACGCTGGCAACCGACCGCGCCCTGCTGCTCATCGGCGTGCCCGGCACGGCCAAAAGCTGGGTCAGCGAACATCTGGCGGCCGCCATTTCGGGCGACTCCACGCTGCTGGTGCAGGGTACGGCGGGCACCGACGAGCAGGCCATCCGCTACGGCTGGAACTACGCCCGCTTGCTGGCCGAGGGGCCGAGCGAGGCCGCGCTGGTGGAAAGCCCCGTGATGCACGCCATGCGGGGGGGCAAAATCGCCCGCCTGGAGGAACTCACCCGTGTGCAGAGCGACGTGCAGGACACGCTGATTACCGTGCTGTCCGAAAAGACGCTGCCCGTCCCCGAGCTGAACACCGAGGTGCAGGCGGTGCGCGGCTTCAACCTGATTGCCACCGCCAACAACCGCGACAAGGGCGTGAACGAGCTGTCCAGTGCGCTCAAGCGCCGCTTCAACACCGTCGTGCTGCCCGTGCCCGACAGCCTCGAAGACGAACTGAGCATCGTCACCCGCCGCGTGGACGCGCTGGGCCGCAGCCTCGGCCTGCCCGAAGTCCCGCCCGCGCTGGACGAACTGCGCCGCGTGGTCACGGTCTTCCGCGAGTTGCGCTCCGGCGTCACCGAGGACGGCAAGACCAAACTCAAGACCCCCAGCGGCAGCCTCAGCGTGGCCGAGGCCATCAGCGTGGCGGTGAACGGCCTGACACTGGCCGCACATTTTGGCGACGGTGAACTGAGTAGCCGCGACATCGCCGCCAGTTTGGTGGGCGCAGTGGTCAAAGACCCCGTGCAAGACCAGCAGGTCTGGAACGAGTATCTGGAAACGGCGATTAAAAAGCGCGAGGGGTGGAAGGAGTTTTATCTGGCGTGCCGGGAGGTGAGTTGA
- a CDS encoding SWIM zinc finger family protein, with translation MPLTLTPEAVAALAPDPASLKAGQKLTAPGKWPVLAHDGDVVWGEAQGSGAHPYLVAADLRTPDIATKCSCPSRKFPCKHALGLLLLHASGAGDWKALAVPEELSRWLEGRQARAEKPKTEPKEADAAQQTKTWAKREKKMGAGLEALELWLADLVREGILAARGRSYGEWDGQAARMVDAQLPGVARLIRQIPDLLHEEDGQALTAHLGRLYLLVRAWQGRDNLSENERADLLTALGMPLDRAGLTRSDTDDWLVAGSVTEEEGRLTVRRTWLLGGGGEVALLLDFAPQNQPLGAGHPPLHRLSGALSYARSAFAQRAVLEGALDGGPSALPARASALADLSRQWAQALALNPWLERVGVLLGPVHFAPGQVCDAQGQAAALHPSAPNLWHLRALADTEPAYVFGEWDGVTFLPLTVTPQSEATP, from the coding sequence ATGCCCCTGACCCTGACACCCGAAGCTGTCGCTGCCCTCGCCCCCGACCCTGCCAGCCTGAAGGCCGGCCAGAAACTCACGGCTCCCGGCAAGTGGCCTGTCCTGGCCCACGACGGCGATGTGGTGTGGGGCGAAGCGCAGGGCAGCGGGGCGCACCCGTATCTGGTCGCCGCCGACCTGCGCACGCCGGACATCGCCACCAAGTGCAGTTGCCCCAGCCGCAAGTTTCCGTGCAAACACGCGCTGGGGCTGCTGCTGCTTCACGCTTCGGGGGCGGGTGACTGGAAAGCCCTCGCCGTACCCGAGGAGCTGAGCAGGTGGCTGGAAGGTCGCCAGGCCCGCGCCGAGAAGCCGAAAACCGAGCCGAAGGAGGCCGACGCCGCGCAGCAGACCAAAACGTGGGCCAAGCGCGAAAAAAAGATGGGGGCGGGGCTGGAAGCATTGGAGCTGTGGCTGGCCGACCTGGTGCGCGAAGGGATTCTGGCGGCCCGCGGGCGCAGTTACGGGGAGTGGGATGGGCAGGCGGCGCGAATGGTGGACGCCCAGCTTCCGGGCGTGGCGCGGCTGATTCGCCAGATTCCCGACCTTCTGCACGAGGAGGACGGGCAGGCGCTCACGGCCCATCTGGGCCGCCTCTATCTGCTGGTGCGGGCATGGCAGGGCCGCGACAACCTCAGTGAGAACGAACGCGCCGACCTGCTGACTGCGCTGGGAATGCCGCTGGACCGCGCCGGACTGACGCGCAGCGACACGGACGACTGGTTGGTGGCAGGCAGCGTGACCGAGGAAGAAGGTCGCCTGACCGTGCGCCGGACCTGGCTGCTGGGGGGCGGGGGCGAGGTCGCCCTGCTGCTGGACTTCGCGCCCCAGAATCAGCCGCTGGGCGCGGGCCACCCGCCGCTGCACCGGCTGAGCGGCGCACTGTCCTACGCCCGGTCGGCGTTCGCGCAGCGGGCCGTGCTGGAAGGCGCACTGGACGGCGGCCCCTCGGCGCTGCCTGCCCGAGCCTCCGCGCTGGCCGACCTCTCGCGTCAATGGGCGCAGGCGCTGGCGCTCAATCCCTGGCTGGAACGGGTCGGGGTCCTGCTCGGCCCCGTCCACTTCGCACCGGGGCAGGTTTGCGACGCACAAGGACAGGCCGCCGCTCTGCACCCCTCGGCCCCGAACCTGTGGCACCTGCGGGCACTGGCCGACACCGAACCTGCCTACGTGTTCGGGGAATGGGACGGCGTGACCTTTTTGCCGCTGACCGTGACACCGCAAAGTGAGGCGACCCCATGA
- a CDS encoding DUF5691 domain-containing protein — MTLKELAATALRGTARADVPPPPHTPLGEALARVQAETPEATLLARAALSGLHARAGAVMERAETPPPATLPPAGKPLPAPLWPLLRQLLNGPAFESALHDLSAREWTLSAAQVLQLYASHPTLAAGLWPLLDERGKAVLNAHPLHKAWEKAEAQAQWEARLDALREAREADAGAGAAQTLELWKETDADGRRDLLDMLKQDILPEDLPLLQHAEKDRSAEVRRRARMLQGHLPGPLQDELLALLPQAVQVQQNKISFKPFDLPEALGKVKTGAYDDSDLHRLLGALPFELIRKTLGVQGPALATAAQKKNWALGQSIHQLAREYTRRLVAKRDLIRIPLNSCTVGKAPPVHPYRGIRIFSYSHPLGLNLKLPDSIGIRIRQPQAGEVPATTTPEQVVEWLKSIQEKGQRDPATLDLLAQSLDPATEIAMPEPLPLVLPRPQGSHHPPAAWQENQQHLHAERQAEAEAAWRSLTGILRLRREWARILEEMT, encoded by the coding sequence ATGACGCTGAAAGAACTGGCGGCCACCGCCCTCCGCGGCACCGCCCGCGCCGACGTGCCCCCCCCACCACACACGCCACTGGGCGAGGCTCTGGCCCGCGTTCAGGCCGAGACCCCCGAAGCCACGCTGCTGGCCCGCGCGGCCCTGAGCGGCCTGCACGCCCGCGCTGGCGCGGTGATGGAGAGGGCCGAGACACCGCCCCCCGCGACCCTGCCCCCCGCCGGGAAGCCGCTGCCCGCCCCGCTGTGGCCGCTGCTGCGGCAACTGCTGAACGGTCCGGCCTTCGAAAGTGCCCTGCACGACCTGTCGGCAAGAGAATGGACGCTGAGCGCCGCGCAAGTGCTTCAGCTTTACGCGAGCCATCCGACGCTGGCGGCGGGGCTGTGGCCGTTGCTGGACGAACGCGGCAAAGCTGTGCTGAACGCGCACCCACTGCACAAAGCCTGGGAAAAAGCCGAGGCGCAGGCCCAGTGGGAAGCCCGCCTGGACGCCCTGCGGGAAGCGCGAGAAGCTGATGCAGGTGCGGGCGCGGCGCAAACCCTGGAACTCTGGAAGGAAACCGACGCCGACGGACGGCGCGACCTGCTGGACATGCTGAAGCAGGACATCCTCCCTGAAGATTTGCCACTCCTCCAACACGCCGAAAAAGACCGCTCGGCAGAGGTGCGGCGGCGGGCGCGAATGCTTCAGGGGCATCTGCCGGGGCCGCTGCAAGACGAACTTCTGGCGCTGCTTCCGCAAGCGGTGCAGGTGCAGCAGAACAAGATTTCTTTCAAGCCCTTCGACCTCCCCGAAGCGTTGGGCAAGGTTAAAACGGGTGCCTACGACGACTCTGACCTTCACCGTCTGCTGGGGGCACTGCCTTTTGAACTTATTCGTAAAACGTTAGGCGTACAAGGCCCGGCTCTGGCGACGGCTGCCCAGAAGAAAAACTGGGCGCTGGGGCAGTCCATCCATCAACTGGCGCGGGAGTACACGCGCAGACTGGTGGCCAAGCGCGATCTCATACGGATTCCGCTTAATTCCTGCACAGTCGGGAAAGCGCCGCCTGTGCATCCATATCGCGGAATCCGTATTTTTTCCTACTCGCATCCGCTCGGATTGAATCTGAAACTACCAGATTCAATCGGAATCCGTATCAGGCAGCCTCAAGCTGGCGAAGTGCCTGCCACCACCACGCCTGAGCAGGTTGTGGAGTGGCTCAAGTCCATTCAGGAGAAGGGGCAGCGCGACCCAGCGACCCTTGACCTTCTCGCTCAGTCCCTCGACCCCGCCACCGAAATTGCTATGCCTGAGCCGTTGCCGTTGGTGCTGCCGCGCCCTCAAGGTTCCCACCATCCGCCTGCCGCCTGGCAGGAAAACCAGCAACACCTCCATGCCGAACGTCAGGCCGAAGCTGAAGCCGCGTGGCGTTCGCTGACCGGAATTTTGCGGCTGCGGCGCGAGTGGGCGCGGATACTGGAGGAAATGACATGA
- a CDS encoding type II toxin-antitoxin system PemK/MazF family toxin encodes MVIQRGDIWWVDLGEPVGSRPGFRRPVLVIQADSYNRSGLNTVLTAILSSKEVLANAPGNVLLEPEQTRLPKPSVVNVTSLQVVNKSEFLDYVHTLSLLDMRAVDAGLRLVLGL; translated from the coding sequence ATGGTGATTCAGCGCGGTGACATCTGGTGGGTTGACCTCGGTGAACCCGTGGGCAGTCGCCCCGGCTTTCGCCGCCCTGTGTTGGTCATTCAGGCCGATAGCTACAACCGCAGCGGGCTGAATACCGTCCTGACCGCCATTCTTAGCAGCAAAGAAGTCTTGGCGAATGCCCCTGGCAATGTGTTGTTGGAGCCTGAGCAAACGCGCCTGCCTAAGCCCAGCGTGGTCAACGTGACCAGTCTGCAAGTCGTGAACAAGAGCGAATTTCTGGACTATGTGCATACGCTGAGCCTCTTGGACATGCGGGCCGTAGACGCGGGACTGCGTCTCGTGCTGGGCCTCTAA